Proteins from one Mycoplasma sp. Pen4 genomic window:
- the recU gene encoding Holliday junction resolvase RecU, translating to MNNKNKGMFLEEVLNKTITYLWSNKIAYIEKKTTPIKVKKITKNDDGQIISSKVKIYKSTVDYIGCFNGKFIAFEAKTTNEKYLSIKNFAKHQLRYLELIESNNGISFVIIYFSLYNEFYLVNTNYIIEKYKQVKSIKYKEIKENSRLLTLEFPGYLNILIFDLN from the coding sequence ATGAATAACAAAAATAAAGGTATGTTTTTAGAAGAAGTTTTAAACAAAACAATAACTTATTTATGAAGTAACAAAATTGCTTACATTGAGAAGAAAACAACTCCTATTAAGGTAAAAAAGATCACAAAAAACGATGATGGACAAATAATATCTTCAAAGGTTAAAATCTATAAATCAACAGTTGATTATATAGGTTGTTTTAATGGTAAATTTATCGCTTTTGAAGCAAAAACCACTAATGAAAAATATTTATCAATTAAGAACTTTGCAAAACATCAACTTAGATATTTGGAACTTATAGAAAGCAATAATGGTATTTCCTTTGTGATAATTTATTTCAGTTTATATAACGAGTTTTATCTTGTTAATACAAATTACATAATAGAGAAATATAAGCAGGTCAAAAGCATTAAGTATAAAGAAATAAAAGAAAACTCAAGATTATTAACTCTTGAGTTTCCGGGATATTTAAATATTTTAATATTCGATTTAAATTAA
- the tpiA gene encoding triose-phosphate isomerase, protein MQNRKLVIGNWKMNKNLSETVAFLEEFKTKLESKKTNIASNVDFGIAAPFISLAAFKDLIDIPNFYLCAQNVSFYEKGAFTGEVSADMLKDLDVKYVIVGHNERRRYYGENCKIINTKAKLAIEAGLTPIICVGETYEAYESGQSKNVIYNQVMDSTQGIDLNKVIIAYEPIWATGTGYCSSAEWAQDICKYIHELVGKDVLIQYGGSVTSSNVKKLAAQPDIDGFLIGKASLKVEDFIKIIEEF, encoded by the coding sequence ATGCAAAACAGAAAATTAGTAATTGGTAATTGAAAAATGAATAAAAATCTTTCTGAAACAGTAGCGTTTCTTGAAGAATTTAAAACAAAATTAGAATCTAAAAAAACTAACATTGCATCAAATGTTGATTTTGGTATTGCAGCACCATTTATTAGTCTTGCAGCATTTAAAGATTTAATTGATATTCCAAACTTTTATTTATGTGCACAAAATGTTTCTTTCTATGAGAAAGGTGCATTCACCGGAGAAGTATCTGCTGATATGCTTAAAGATTTAGATGTTAAGTATGTTATTGTTGGACACAACGAACGTCGTAGATACTATGGAGAAAACTGCAAAATCATTAACACAAAGGCTAAATTAGCTATCGAAGCTGGTTTAACACCGATTATTTGTGTTGGAGAAACATATGAAGCATATGAAAGCGGTCAATCTAAAAATGTTATTTATAACCAAGTTATGGATTCAACACAAGGAATTGATTTAAACAAAGTTATTATTGCATATGAACCAATTTGAGCAACTGGAACCGGATATTGTTCATCTGCTGAATGAGCTCAAGACATTTGTAAATACATTCATGAACTTGTGGGAAAAGATGTTTTAATTCAATACGGTGGATCTGTAACATCATCAAATGTTAAGAAACTTGCTGCACAACCTGATATTGATGGTTTCTTAATTGGTAAGGCATCATTAAAGGTTGAAGACTTTATTAAAATAATCGAGGAATTTTAA
- the rplK gene encoding 50S ribosomal protein L11, with the protein MAKKEIQRIAKLQFPAGKAKPGPSLAGVGVNMPEFTKAFNDATRDRGDEPVPVLITVYKDKSFEFKLFTAPASYKIKQAAKIQSGAANAKTTIVATITKEQLREIAEYKMPDLNTDDVFAAMATVAGTAKQMGVLIEGYDDIFKAKAEAKAAAKAAKEAAAKEAALESDLENLVATKGQAIEVNVISDEEKEEGDAE; encoded by the coding sequence ATGGCAAAAAAAGAAATTCAACGTATAGCTAAGTTGCAATTCCCTGCTGGTAAAGCTAAACCAGGTCCATCACTTGCTGGTGTTGGGGTAAACATGCCTGAATTCACAAAGGCATTCAACGACGCTACAAGAGATAGAGGGGACGAACCAGTTCCTGTATTAATTACAGTTTACAAAGACAAATCATTCGAATTCAAATTATTCACAGCACCAGCTTCATACAAAATTAAGCAAGCTGCAAAAATTCAATCAGGTGCTGCTAACGCTAAAACAACAATCGTTGCAACAATTACAAAAGAACAATTAAGAGAAATTGCTGAATACAAAATGCCTGACTTAAACACAGATGACGTTTTCGCTGCTATGGCTACAGTTGCTGGAACAGCAAAACAAATGGGTGTTTTAATCGAAGGATACGACGACATCTTCAAAGCTAAAGCAGAAGCTAAAGCTGCTGCTAAAGCTGCTAAAGAAGCTGCTGCTAAAGAAGCTGCCCTTGAAAGCGACTTAGAAAACTTAGTTGCTACAAAAGGACAAGCAATTGAAGTTAACGTAATCTCAGACGAAGAAAAAGAAGAGGGAGATGCTGAATAA
- the rplA gene encoding 50S ribosomal protein L1 gives MAKRVSKNLKAARASFDRTVAYDLKEAIELAKKTSYAKFDASIDLAFNLNLDVRKADQQLRGAVLLPNGTGKSVRVLVATNNVEKQKLATEAGADIVVDGAALEQRIKEDNFDFDVMVADPAMMPLLGKYGKKLGPKGLMPNPKTGTVTPTPEKAVEELKKGKANYRTDKAGIVHSLIGKASMSTDALAENAQTLIQLIKKLKPAAVKGTYMLNLTVSASMGPSVKIKIEK, from the coding sequence ATGGCAAAAAGAGTATCAAAAAACTTAAAAGCAGCTCGTGCATCATTTGATAGAACAGTTGCTTACGATTTAAAAGAAGCTATTGAATTAGCTAAGAAAACTTCATACGCAAAATTCGATGCTTCAATCGATTTAGCATTCAACTTAAACTTAGACGTTCGTAAAGCAGATCAACAACTTCGTGGTGCAGTATTACTTCCAAACGGAACAGGTAAATCAGTAAGAGTATTAGTTGCTACAAACAATGTTGAAAAACAAAAATTAGCTACAGAAGCTGGAGCAGATATCGTTGTTGACGGTGCTGCTTTAGAACAAAGAATTAAAGAAGATAACTTTGACTTTGACGTAATGGTTGCTGACCCAGCTATGATGCCTTTATTAGGTAAATATGGTAAAAAACTTGGGCCTAAAGGTCTTATGCCAAACCCTAAAACAGGTACAGTTACACCAACTCCAGAAAAAGCAGTAGAAGAACTTAAAAAAGGTAAAGCAAACTACCGTACAGATAAAGCAGGTATTGTTCACTCGTTAATCGGTAAAGCATCTATGTCAACAGACGCTTTAGCTGAAAATGCTCAAACATTAATTCAATTAATTAAAAAATTAAAACCAGCTGCTGTTAAAGGTACATACATGTTAAACTTAACAGTTTCTGCTTCAATGGGACCAAGTGTTAAAATTAAAATTGAAAAATAA
- a CDS encoding Mbov_0396 family ICE element transmembrane protein produces the protein MFAWLINSIGYAIFSGLWYILVFLPGWILHIIYTTLEFVAFKLPIYILFGGYEINFSTGFFIRFFGIALICLFFVVGIVFYRFIQARKDVENQQLFKESIKRGALSFLMVVGIPILMWLMMIFFVIIYQLVKNSIFNQDTSLSQYIFKVLEPKWTETSEGHKAWIQVQNTFQPLSYNEWFYIDGSGILLIIKLAIAIFAIVVVIFGLFIRVIKAIAYEFVYFLWLPVAITQGTNDAGETLKKWFAKFTESVLSIFIILICLLLYIMLLQTTFEQVPSLIDEILGDNSTALSGEWTTSILSIAIILGMTYGINGMITRLMYFFNLDQFAESSIRLRRNKNKTANNTANTKETKAEANKTISYEKNTLKRNNDLGVRAKTSARNAKNTMSKEKTAEQAINNALKPWFIKIFNKLQEGDKVK, from the coding sequence GTGTTTGCCTGACTAATTAATTCCATTGGTTATGCGATTTTCTCAGGATTGTGATACATACTTGTATTTCTTCCTGGTTGAATTCTTCATATCATTTACACAACACTAGAATTTGTTGCTTTTAAACTACCAATTTACATTTTATTTGGTGGTTATGAAATAAACTTCTCAACTGGTTTCTTCATAAGATTCTTTGGTATTGCACTGATATGTCTTTTCTTTGTAGTTGGTATAGTCTTTTATAGATTTATACAAGCAAGAAAAGATGTAGAAAACCAACAATTATTCAAAGAATCAATAAAGCGTGGGGCATTATCATTTTTAATGGTAGTTGGAATACCAATATTAATGTGATTAATGATGATCTTTTTTGTAATTATTTATCAGTTAGTTAAAAATTCAATCTTTAACCAAGATACATCTCTATCACAATACATATTTAAAGTATTAGAACCAAAATGAACTGAAACATCAGAAGGACACAAAGCATGAATTCAAGTGCAAAATACATTTCAACCTTTAAGTTATAATGAATGATTTTACATAGATGGTAGTGGTATTTTACTTATCATCAAACTTGCAATTGCAATTTTTGCAATTGTAGTTGTGATCTTTGGACTTTTTATACGTGTTATCAAAGCAATTGCTTATGAATTTGTTTATTTCTTATGATTACCAGTTGCTATAACACAAGGGACTAATGATGCGGGAGAAACATTAAAGAAATGATTTGCTAAATTCACAGAGAGTGTATTAAGTATTTTCATTATATTAATTTGTCTTCTCTTATACATTATGTTGCTTCAAACTACTTTTGAACAAGTACCATCATTGATTGATGAGATTTTAGGTGATAATTCAACAGCACTTTCTGGTGAATGAACTACATCAATTTTATCAATTGCAATCATCTTAGGTATGACTTATGGAATTAATGGTATGATAACCAGATTAATGTATTTCTTTAATCTAGATCAGTTTGCAGAATCATCAATCAGACTAAGGCGCAACAAGAACAAAACAGCAAATAACACAGCAAATACAAAAGAAACCAAAGCTGAAGCTAACAAAACAATTAGCTATGAAAAAAACACATTAAAAAGAAATAATGATTTAGGTGTAAGAGCAAAAACAAGTGCTAGAAATGCTAAAAACACTATGAGTAAGGAAAAAACAGCAGAACAAGCAATTAACAATGCTCTTAAACCTTGATTTATTAAGATATTTAACAAGTTGCAAGAAGGAGATAAGGTGAAATAG
- a CDS encoding Mbov_0397 family ICE element conjugal transfer ATPase, translating into MLQAKPLKRNQFKIFRNMSWFDMIVFLIFALSDFIICFFGFPHLNIAYRVLISVMFIPLIMSLFLTVKDTSYKVYQMLWIWIKYESSKKKFKDDEINDLMVFTEIDNDGVLATNKLSKNKEFYARLLKLHGNSIFKYDKYNQEQLLEELTKGISTIKTPINIIKINSKNDFKENIFYADEALKKFKDKKSQIYLNALKSDLELFENQKYQVYYILVYGESETALIENTQNVKTAFENVNFLIEEQDQIQTLLFYSNFYDLDKSQPEIELKTLNARTDRVNIREILDINSIEFSSNNFKVNDKYHSMQGIKEFDYEVDNGWLNTIYDSDSNVFISISPLSQTVAEKLLESSNRKIGAQAYEKTQHFLRDKKNQYEYEIFNQLTENIVKNQTKPLLDVGVYLLNTALKENDLNEIEKVNESNAKKENIKLGKFNFEQFKCWNQSQIPPTDFLNTSIQALPELIAFGWPWNLELLNDHNNFILGTQKNDGSPVFFDLFHRDGYRRNSNAIIIGTSGSGKSTFSMKLLNYMHYAKSQIIIIDPQDEYVDLCKNISGQYIDIKNDSKTIINPLEIQINKVNSDNTTVFNIIDNHIDFVSKWFQILFESISNTEKILIKTALKTLYIKWNFYHQKTIKDLKRQKNWPIIDDFIKELENTQFNNELEKEIYQKPLIKLVKEFKFFFQEQISNKNIFNKPSNINLDNKFIVFNVKKLLAQQNQGSAQAQIYLLLNIINTKIYMNSINNSKNKTILFIDEAHFALKDNTPVIREFIIDTTKTIRKYNGSIVLATQNVNDISQNAAKILGNIQYSFFFNCKQLDIDSIKALYETNQTLTDQDLKFISNAKTGECLMLLTEKKHYQIKANYNNLEKDLFFKDFTIIEKYTKSLKFEITALFKKLSDSELKDELLTEYNKEIAMFESNLSLYSKNQEFLSFLVSFKENLIKVIRNI; encoded by the coding sequence ATGCTACAAGCAAAACCACTAAAAAGAAACCAATTCAAAATTTTTAGAAATATGTCTTGGTTTGATATGATTGTATTTCTGATTTTTGCTTTATCTGACTTTATAATTTGTTTCTTTGGTTTCCCACATTTAAACATTGCATATAGAGTATTAATTTCAGTAATGTTTATACCACTGATTATGTCGTTGTTTTTAACAGTTAAAGATACATCATATAAGGTTTATCAAATGCTTTGAATTTGAATTAAGTATGAATCATCTAAAAAGAAATTTAAAGATGATGAGATAAATGACTTAATGGTATTCACTGAAATAGATAATGATGGAGTTCTTGCTACAAACAAACTAAGCAAAAATAAAGAATTTTATGCTAGATTATTGAAATTGCATGGTAATTCCATTTTTAAATATGATAAATACAACCAAGAACAACTTTTAGAAGAGCTAACAAAAGGCATTAGTACTATCAAAACGCCAATTAACATCATTAAAATTAACAGTAAAAATGATTTTAAGGAAAATATATTCTATGCTGATGAAGCACTTAAAAAATTCAAAGACAAGAAATCACAAATTTATTTAAATGCTTTAAAAAGTGATTTAGAGTTGTTTGAAAACCAAAAATACCAAGTCTATTACATTTTAGTTTATGGTGAAAGTGAAACTGCATTAATTGAAAACACCCAAAATGTTAAAACTGCTTTTGAGAATGTTAATTTCTTAATTGAAGAGCAAGATCAAATTCAAACATTGCTTTTTTATAGTAATTTCTATGATCTTGATAAATCACAACCAGAAATTGAATTAAAAACATTAAATGCAAGAACAGATAGAGTAAATATTAGAGAAATATTAGACATAAACTCTATTGAGTTTTCTTCAAATAACTTTAAGGTAAATGATAAATACCACTCTATGCAAGGAATAAAAGAATTTGATTATGAAGTAGATAATGGTTGACTTAATACTATTTATGATAGTGATTCAAATGTTTTTATCAGTATTAGTCCTTTATCACAAACTGTTGCAGAGAAACTTCTTGAAAGTTCCAACAGAAAAATTGGAGCACAAGCTTATGAAAAAACACAACACTTTTTAAGAGATAAGAAAAACCAGTATGAGTATGAAATTTTTAATCAATTGACTGAAAACATTGTTAAAAACCAAACAAAACCACTATTAGATGTTGGAGTTTATCTATTAAATACAGCATTAAAAGAAAATGATTTAAATGAAATCGAAAAAGTAAATGAATCAAATGCTAAAAAAGAAAACATTAAGTTGGGAAAATTTAATTTCGAACAGTTTAAATGTTGAAATCAATCACAAATTCCACCAACAGATTTCTTAAACACCTCAATTCAAGCATTACCAGAATTAATTGCTTTTGGTTGACCTTGAAATTTAGAATTATTGAATGATCATAATAACTTTATTTTAGGAACTCAAAAGAATGATGGTTCCCCAGTGTTCTTTGATCTATTCCATAGAGATGGGTACAGGAGAAATAGTAATGCAATTATTATTGGAACATCAGGTAGTGGTAAATCCACTTTCAGTATGAAACTTTTAAATTATATGCATTATGCAAAATCACAAATTATCATCATTGATCCACAAGATGAATATGTTGATTTATGCAAAAATATTTCAGGTCAATATATTGATATAAAAAATGACTCTAAAACAATTATTAATCCACTTGAAATCCAAATAAACAAAGTAAATAGTGATAATACCACTGTATTTAACATAATTGATAATCACATTGACTTTGTTTCAAAATGATTCCAAATTCTTTTTGAAAGCATTTCTAATACAGAGAAAATTCTAATCAAAACTGCTTTAAAAACTCTTTATATTAAATGAAATTTTTATCACCAAAAAACAATTAAAGATCTTAAAAGACAGAAAAATTGACCTATTATTGATGACTTTATTAAAGAACTAGAAAACACTCAATTCAATAATGAATTAGAGAAAGAAATTTACCAAAAACCATTAATTAAACTTGTTAAAGAGTTTAAATTCTTTTTCCAAGAACAAATTTCTAATAAAAACATCTTTAATAAACCATCAAACATCAATTTAGACAACAAGTTTATTGTATTTAATGTTAAAAAACTGCTAGCACAACAAAATCAAGGTTCAGCACAAGCACAAATTTATTTACTATTGAATATCATTAACACAAAAATTTATATGAACTCAATCAATAATTCAAAAAATAAGACAATTCTTTTTATTGATGAAGCACACTTTGCTTTAAAAGATAACACACCAGTAATTAGAGAGTTTATTATTGATACAACCAAAACAATTCGTAAATATAATGGTTCTATTGTTTTAGCAACTCAAAATGTAAATGATATTTCACAAAATGCAGCAAAAATACTTGGAAATATTCAATACTCATTTTTCTTTAACTGTAAGCAACTTGATATTGATTCAATTAAAGCATTATATGAAACCAACCAAACTTTAACAGATCAAGATCTAAAATTCATTTCAAATGCTAAAACAGGTGAATGTTTAATGCTTTTAACTGAAAAGAAACACTACCAGATTAAAGCAAATTACAACAATTTAGAAAAAGACTTATTCTTTAAAGATTTCACAATTATAGAGAAATACACTAAGTCTCTTAAATTTGAAATAACAGCTTTATTTAAAAAGTTATCTGATTCAGAGTTGAAAGATGAATTATTAACAGAATATAACAAGGAAATAGCAATGTTTGAATCTAATTTATCTTTATATTCTAAAAATCAGGAATTTTTAAGTTTCCTAGTTTCATTTAAAGAAAACTTAATTAAAGTAATCAGAAATATTTAG